In one window of Tripterygium wilfordii isolate XIE 37 chromosome 1, ASM1340144v1, whole genome shotgun sequence DNA:
- the LOC119980925 gene encoding histidine kinase 1-like, with protein MCAHRLSDESPEWSPMATPLRKVFDRISGLAVTCKRNRVPCGRRIFRRDVEQDDHFQYATTRCLNSYYSVFVARLAIMVMLAILIGLLTVLTWHFTRVYTTKSLNTLAYGLRYELLQRPILRMWNILNSTSEITIAQVKLSEYVISKYSKPTTQAQQVELYDMMRAVTWAMFVSRKALNAITINYRNGFVQGFHRDHRSNNTFYIYSDLVNYSISVRGSEVTNFLASHQGWNDQSIRGNLSAIWYREPLDPITGQRIGKPTQIPPDDLINIAGLSQVPDGVASWHVAVSKSTDSPLLSAALPVWDAKNESIMAVVGVTTALYSVGQLMKELVEVHSGHIYLTSQEGYLLATSTNAPLLRNSTTGAKLMMAFDSEDRIIRMGAQWLQKVYGNKLPPGHVVHVEDAKLDDQQYYIDSFFLNLQRLPMVGVIIIPRKYIMGRVEERAYKTLVILISASVCILVIGCVCILILTNGVSKEMKLRAELISHLDARRRAEASSNYKSQFLANMSHELRTPMAAVIGLLDILITDDCLTNEQYATVTQIRKCSTALLRLLNNILDLSKVESGKLVLEETEFDLGQELEGLFDMFSVRCINHNVETVLDLSDDMPRLVRGDSARVVQIFANLISNSIKFTTSGHIVLRGWCENLNTLDDTRKFLLHQKKALFALNAILKHQRNHMRKACKRDNKVILWFEVDDTGCGIDPSKWESVFESFEQADPSTTRTHGGTGLGLCIVRTLVNKMGGEIKVVKKNGPGTLMRLYVLLSTPIDGGEQHCEVDFTMHNVVVLLALYGSMGRVVTSNWLRKNGVSTLQASEWNELTQILRELFNCRRRNSEYFNTHSSLSETLKDEVLKIRAMRNPVIVIALDIAVLDVSTDIWKEQINYLDKFSGKAKFAWMLSHDTPNAIKMELRQKGHILMVNKPLYKAKMIQILEAVMKERNLELQMKTSSQLRETRNGGSHECLEKDSTQFDTASSDDSDVSEKLRTNSGNGFLFHENQTEENCLVDSKVNNLPSEEEHCLTRPNSHPTGDGKPMLMCTKQASLFVEPQFENSKCWKQQSRSSCTEKQENSYASKSAKEQKSLEGLRILLAEDTPVLLRVATIMLEKMGATVVAVGDGMQAVDALSSMLDAEESREDSISDSPQIDLVLMDCQMPKMDGYEATKAIRKSEEGTDIHIPIVALTAHAMSSDEAKCLEVGMDAYLTKPIDYKLMVSTILSLTKRA; from the exons ATGTGTGCACACAGGTTATCTGATGAAAGTCCTGAATGGTCACCAATGGCAACTCCTCTGAGAAAGGTGTTTGACAGAATCTCGGGTCTTGCAGTTACTTGTAAGAGGAACAGGGTGCCATGTGGGAGAAGAATCTTTCGCAGAGATGTTGAGCAGGATGATCACTTTCAGTATGCAACTACTCGCTGTCTCAATTCGTACTACAGTGTCTTCGTTGCTCGATTAGCTATCATG GTCATGTTGGCTATTTTAATCGGGTTGTTGACTGTGCTTACATGGCATTTTACGAGAGTTTATACAACAAAATCACTGAACACTTTAGCATATGGCCTTCGTTATGAGCTTCTACAGCGTCCAATATTACGGATGTGGAATATCTTGAACTCTACTTCAGAAATaacaatagcccaagttaagcTGTCGGAGTATGTGATTAGTAAATACAGCAAACCAACCACTCAAGCACAACAAGTTGAG CTCTATGACATGATGAGGGCTGTAACATGGGCAATGTTTGTAAGCCGTAAAGCTCTCAATGCAATAACTATAAATTATAGGAATGGTTTTGTACAGGGTTTCCATAGAGATCATAGAAGTAACAATACATTTTACATCTACTCAGATCTTGTAAATTATTCAATCAGTGTCCGTGGATCTGAAGTTACCAATTTCCTGGCATCGCATCAGGGATGGAATGATCAATCCATAAGGGGTAATCTTTCTGCAATTTGGTATCGTGAACCGCTGGACCCCATCACTGGTCAGAGGATAGGAAAACCAACCCAAATTCCACCGGATGATCTAATCAACATTGCTGGCCTTTCACAAGTACCGGATGGTGTAGCTTCATGGCATGTTGCAGTTAGCAAGTCCACAGATTCTCCGTTGCTCTCAGCAGCATTGCCTGTATGGGATGCTAAGAATGAAAGTATAATGGCTGTTGTCGGGGTTACTACAGCACTTTATAGTGTTGGCCAGCTGATGAAAGAACTTGTTGAAGTTCATAGTGGTCACATCTATTTAACCTCTCAAGAGGGCTATTTGCTGGCTACCTCCACAAATGCTCCTCTCCTTAGAAATTCTACAACTGGAGCCAAACTTATGATGGCTTTTGACTCAGAGGATCGCATAATCCGAATGGGAGCTCAATGGCTCCAGAAAGTCTACGGCAACAAGCTTCCTCCTGGTCATGTGGTTCATGTAGAAGATGCCAAGCTCGATGACCAGCAATACTACATTGATTCATTCTTTCTTAATCTACAAAGACTTCCCATG GTTGGGGTAATTATCATTCCAAGGAAGTATATAATGGGAAGAGTAGAAGAGAGAGCTTATAAAACATTGGTCATACTAATATCTGCATCTGTTTGTATCCTGGTTATTGGATGTGTTTGTATTCTGATCCTGACAAATGGAGTATCAAAGGAAATGAAGCTAAGAGCAGAACTAATAAGCCATCTCGATGCAAGGAGAAGAGCAGAGGCATCAAGCAACTACAAAAGCCAATTTCTGGCGAACATGAG TCATGAATTAAGGACACCGATGGCCGCAGTAATTGGGCTGCTGGACATTCTTATAACCGATGATTGTCTCACAAATGAGCAATATGCAACAGTTACTCAGATTAGAAAATGCTCAACAGCTTTACTCCGGCTTCTTAACAACATTTTAGATCTGAGCAAG GTTGAATCTGGCAAACTGGTGCTGGAGGAAACTGAGTTTGATTTGGGACAAGAACTTGAAGGACTTTTTGACATGTTTTCTGTACGATGCATTAATCACAATGTTGAGACTGTTCTGGACCTCTCAG atGATATGCCAAGACTAGTTCGGGGAGACTCTGCCCGAGTCGTTCAAATATTTGCCAATCTGATAAGCAATTCTATCAAGTTTACAACGT CTGGTCATATTGTTCTGCGGGGATGGTGTGAGAATCTTAATACTCTTGATGACACCAGAAAGTTTCTCCTCCATCAAAAGAAAGCATTATTTGCACTCAACGCAATTCTGAAGCACCAGAGAAATCATATGAGGAAGGCATGTAAGAGAGATAATAAAGTGATTCTTTGGTTCGAAGTTGATGACACTGGTTGTG GAATTGATCCAAGCAAATGGGAGTCTGTATTTGAAAGTTTTGAGCAAGCAGATCCATCAACAACTCGAAC GCATGGTGGCACTGGTCTTGGATTATGCATTGTTCGCACCTTG GTAAACAAGATGGGAGGAGAGATCAAGGTTGTGAAAAAGAATGGCCCTGGAACTCTAATGCGATTATACGTGCTTCTTAGTACACCTATTGATGGTGGAGAGCAGCACTGTGAAGTAGATTTCACAATGCATAATGTTGTG GTGCTGCTTGCACTATATGGTAGCATGGGAAGAGTCGTTACATCCAACTGGTTGCGTAAAAATGGGGTGTCTACTCTGCAAGCTTCTGAGTGGAATGAGCTGACTCAAATTCTTCGAGAACTCTTTAATTGCAGAAGACGAAACAGTGAATACTTCAACACTCATTCCTCTTTAAGTGAAACTTTAAAAGATGAAGTTCTCAAGATAAGGGCCATGAGGAACCCGGTTATTGTTATTGCTCTTGATATAGCAGTACTTGACGTGAGCACAGACATATGGAAGGAACAGATAAACTACCTTGACAAATTCTCTGGTAAAGCCAAGTTTGCATGGATGCTAAGTCATGACACTCCAAATGCCATAAAGATGGAGCTGCGCCAGAAAGGGCATATATTGATGGTTAACAAACCACTGTACAAGGCCAAAATGATTCAGATCCTGGAAGCTGTCATGAAAGAGAGAAACCTTGAACTGCAGATGAAGACGTCAAGTCAATTGCGAGAGACAAGAAATGGTGGTTCCCATGAGTGTCTTGAGAAAGATTCGACTCAGTTCGACACTGCTAGCTCCGATGATTCAGATGTGTCTGAAAAGCTTAGAACTAATTCTGGCAATGGATTTCTATTCCATGAGAATCAAACGGAAGAGAACTGCTTGGTTGACTCAAAAGTAAACAATTTGCCGTCAGAAGAAGAGCATTGTCTAACCAGACCCAACTCTCACCCAACTGGGGATGGAAAGCCAATGTTAATGTGCACCAAACAAGCTTCACTTTTCGTAGAACCTCAATTTGAGAACTCTAAATGCTGGAAACAACAATCTCGGAGCAGCTGTACTGAAAAGCAGGAGAACTCTTATGCAAGCAAATCcgcaaaagaacaaaaatctcTGGAGGGCCTAAGGATTTTGCTAGCAGAAGATACGCCAGTGCTCCTGAGAGTAGCAACCATAATGCTGGAAAAAATGGGAGCTACAGTTGTTGCAGTAGGGGATGGAATGCAGGCTGTAGATGCTTTAAGTTCCATGCTTGATGCAGAAGAGTCAAGAGAGGACTCCATCTCGGATTCACCTCAAATTGACTTGGTCTTAATGGATTGTCAG ATGCCCAAGATGGATGGATATGAAGCAACAAAGGCAATAAGGAAATCAGAAGAAGGAACTGACATTCATATTCCGATTGTTGCATTGACAGCCCATGCAATGTCATCAGATGAAGCAAAATGCTTGGAGGTGGGAATGGATGCTTATTTAACTAAGCCTATTGACTACAAGCTTATGGTTTCCACCATTCTTTCACTCACTAAAAGGGCCTAA
- the LOC119996962 gene encoding proteasome subunit alpha type-7-like: MARYDRAITVFSPDGHLFQVEYALEAVRKGNAAVGVRGTDNMVLGVEKKSAAKLQDSRSVRKIVNLDDHIALACAGLKADARVLINKARIECQSHRLTVEDPVTVEYVTRYIAGLQQKYTQSGGVRPFGLSTLIVGFDPYTDVPSLYQTDPSGTFSAWKANATGRNSNSIREFLEKNYKETSGHDTLKLAIRALLEVVESGGKNIEVAVMTKEHGLRQLDEAEIDAVVAEIEAEKAAAEAAKRAPVQET; encoded by the exons ATGGCGAGATACGACAGGGCAATAACTGTGTTCTCACCGGACGGACATCTGTTCCAGGTGGAGTATGCACTCGAAGCTGTTCGTAAGGGCAACGCAGCCGTCGGCGTCCGTGGCACTGACAATATGGTTCTTGGCGTTGAGAAGAAATCTGCCGCCAAGCTCCAAGACTCCCg ATCGGTTAGGAAGATAGTGAATCTGGATGATCACATTGCTTTGGCATGTGCTGGACTTAAAGCAGATGCCCGTGTCCTGATTAACAAGGCTCGGATTGAATGTCAAAGCCACAGACTGACTGTCGAGGATCCTGTAACTGTTGAGTATGTCACGCGTTATATCGCAGGACTCCAGCAAAAGTACACACAAAGTGGTGGTGTGAGACCATTTGGCCTATCGACTTTGATTGTGGGCTTTGATCCATATACTGATGTGCCATCTCTGTATCAGACTGATCCATCTGGAACATTTTCAGCTTGGAAAGCTAATGCAACTGGGAGAAATTCTAATTCTATCAGGGAGTTTCTGGAGAAAAACTATAAAGAAACATCTGGTCATGACACTCTGAAACTTGCAATTCGTGCATTGCTTGAg GTTGTTGAGAGTGGGGGGAAGAACATAGAAGTTGCTGTGATGACCAAAGAGCATGGCCTGCGGCAACTTGATGAGGCCGAAATTGATGCAGTTGTAGCTGAGATTGAAGCGGAGAAAGCAGCTGCTGAGGCTGCAAAGAGAGCACCTGTGCAAGAGACATGA
- the LOC119996982 gene encoding uncharacterized protein LOC119996982 has protein sequence MKEDYEIEEKKQAAADVLFQHSKFVMACIGNQVRPCDMRLHLMREISGMPTSLKRESPQTVASPDAMGESSSSGTARLDKADSFQAL, from the exons ATGAAAGAAGATTACGAG ATTGAAGAGAAAAAGCAGGCCGCTGCTGATGTACTGTTTCAGCATTCCAAATTTGTGATGGCATGTATTGGGAATCAAGTTAGACCTTGTGATATGAGGTTGCATTTGATGAGG GAGATTTCAGGGATGCCAACCTCTCTGAAGAGAGAGTCGCCTCAGACGGTCGCTTCTCCTGATGCAATGGGCGAGTCATCAAGTTCAGGCACTGCTAGACTTGATAAAGCAGACAGTTTTCAGGCACTGTAG
- the LOC119996954 gene encoding protein POLLENLESS 3-LIKE 2-like, whose protein sequence is MQQEMWNAPPGFRTTKSAPCSPAKPLGVSRTRSESFHAIHKVPVGDSPYVRAKNVQLVEKDPDRAIPLFWTAINAGDRVDSALKDMAIVMKQQNRPEEAIEAIKSLRSRCSDQAQESLDNILLDLFKRCGRLDDQISLLKHKLYLIQQGLAFNGKRTKTARSQGKKFQVSVEQEATRLLGNLGWALMQQNNYIEAEDAYRRALSIALDNNKMCNLGICLMKQGRISEAKETLRRVKPAVSDGPRGQDSHLKAYERAQQMLKDLESEMMNKGGDRVEQRRLFDAFLGFSSIWQPQPCKDHHAVLPSTNAVQSQDGFADENINLSNIVPGQRNFNKQEVPSFVNSLNIDAPPFYSTKFTDPIGKEPLGNQFHETLKRTRSGNAANFSRLSKAHPEPEIPGQKSRRLSDETDSKLSELLPDNKDFEEAIMAAVLGSTNEAGKLVDTSKTVSGIVEKKKIEKRLKVFQDITLSLSPRA, encoded by the exons ATGCAGCAAGAGATGTGGAATGCTCCGCCAGGATTTCGAACCACCAAATCTGCTCCCTGTTCTCCGGCCAAGCCGTTGGGGGTCTCCAGAACTCGATCCGAGTCCTTCCATGCGATCCATAAAGTCCCAGTCGGTGACAGTCCATATGTGAGAGCGAAGAATGTGCAG TTGGTGGAGAAGGATCCAGACAGGGCGATTCCCTTGTTTTGGACAGCCATAAATGCTGGAGACAGAGTGGATAGTGCTCTAAAAGACATGGCTATTGTCATGAAGCAACAAAACCGACCAGAGGAGGCCATTGAAGCCATTAAGTCACTTAGAAGTCGATGTTCAGACCAAGCTCAAGAgtcccttgataatatcctttTGGATCTGTTCAAG AGATGTGGGAGATTGGATGACCAAATATCACTTTTAAAGCACAAGCTTTACTTGATACAACAAGGGCTTGCTTTCAATGGGAAACGCACCAAGACAGCAAGATCTCAAGGGAAAAAATTCCAGGTCTCTGTAGAACAAGAAGCAACTAGGTTACTG GGAAACCTGGGTTGGGCATTGATGCAGCAGAACAACTACATTGAGGCAGAGGATGCTTACCGGCGGGCACTTTCAATTGCTCTAGATAACAACAAGATGTGCAATCTGGGTATATGTTTGATGAAACAAGGGAGGATTTCTGAAGCAAAAGAGACACTCCGGCGAGTGAAGCCAGCAGTTTCTGATGGTCCAAGAGGCCAAGACTCCCATCTTAAGGCCTATGAAAGAGCACAGCAGATGCTTAAGGACCTTGAGTCGGAGATGATGAACAAGGGAGGAGACAGGGTCGAACAAAGAAGGCTCTTCGATGCCTTCCTCGGTTTTTCGTCAATTTGGCAGCCTCAGCCTTGCAAGGATCATCATGCTGTGCTTCCATCAACAAATGCAGTCCAGTCCCAAGATGGTTTCGCTGATGAGAACATCAATTTGTCAAATATAGTTCCCGGCCAGAGAAATTTCAACAAGCAAGAGGTTCCTTCTTTTGTGAATTCACTGAATATCGATGCACCCCCATTTTATTCAACCAAATTCACGGACCCAATTGGGAAAGAGCCACTTGGGAATCAGTTCCATGAGACTCTCAAGAGAACAAGGTCAGGAAATGCTGCCAATTTTAGCAGACTCTCAAAGGCACATCCAGAACCAGAAATACCAGGGCAGAAGTCAAGAAGATTGTCAGATGAAACAGATAGCAAGTTGTCTGAATTATTGCCAGACAACAAGGATTTTGAAGAGGCAATCATGGCTGCGGTACTGGGTTCTACCAATGAAGCAGGGAAGCTTGTTGACACAAGCAAAACTGTTTCTGGGAtcgtggagaagaagaagattgagaaGAGGCTGAAGGTCTTTCAGGATATAACTCTCTCTCTTAGTCCAAGAGCCTGA
- the LOC119996966 gene encoding rac-like GTP-binding protein RHO1, which translates to MSASRFIKCVTVGDGAVGKTCLLISYTSNTFPTDYVPTVFDNFSANVVVNGATVNLGLWDTAGQEDYNRLRPLSYRGADVFILAFSLISKASYENVSKKWIPELKHYAPGVPIVLVGTKLDLRDDKQFFIDHPGAVPITTAQGEELRKLIGAPAYIECSSKTQQNVKAVFDAAIRVVLQPPKQKKKKSKAQKACSIL; encoded by the exons atgagcGCGTCGAGGTTTATCAAGTGCGTTACAGTCGGTGATGGTGCAGTTGGTAAAACATGCCTCCTCATTTCCTACACCAGCAACACTTTTCCTACG GATTATGTGCCGACTGTGTTTGACAATTTCAGTGCTAATGTGGTTGTGAATGGAGCCACTGTCAACCTGGGATTGTGGGATACTGCTG GACAAGAGGATTATAACAGATTAAGACCTTTGAGTTACCGTGGGGCAGATGTTTTCATACTGGCATTTTCTCTCATTAGCAAGGCCAGTTATGAAAATGTTTCCAAGAAG TGGATTCCAGAGTTGAAACATTATGCGCCTGGTGTTCCAATAGTTCTTGTTGGAACCAAGCTTG ATCTTCGGGATGATAAGCAGTTCTTTATAGACCATCCTGGTGCAGTCCCCATCACTACAGCACAG GGAGAGGAGCTGCGGAAGCTGATCGGTGCACCTGCTTACATCGAATGTAGTTCAAAAACACAGCAG AATGTTAAGGCAGTCTTCGATGCAGCAATCAGGGTTGTCCTTCAACCACCGaagcagaagaaaaagaagagcaaagcACAAAAGGCCTGCTCCATATTGTGA